A genomic region of Microlunatus sagamiharensis contains the following coding sequences:
- the cimA gene encoding citramalate synthase codes for MAAQPRPVPADFHVFDTTLRDGSQQEGLSLSVADKLAITALLDELGVGFIEGGWPGANPGDTAYFAAMADGAVRLENSQLVSFGFTRRVGMRAADDPLTAALRDSRAPVACIVAKSHDRHVEQALRTTLDENLAMIADTVSHLRAEGQRVFVDCEHFFDGYRENRAYAHEVVRTAAEAGAEVVVLCDTNGGMLPPWVGEIVADTAGLGARLGIHAHNDTGCAVANTLAAVDAGASHVQGTVNGYGERTGNAELISVVANLELKYGWPLLPPGSLREASRLAHAIAEVTNVPPSARQPYVGMSSFAHKAGLHASAIKVDPNLYQHIDPAVVGNDMRMLVSDMAGRANIQMKGSELGFDLSDRDLAARITDRVKEREADGYTYEAADASFELLLRRELDQLPEFFAVHSWRMYTQGHPGGEGFPGGRVGDDSDTECTVKLTARGVTQRVVGEGNGPVNALDQALQNALLTAYPVVAEFGLTDYRVRILDQGHGTDATVRVLIQTTDGRRLWTTVGVGQNVIEASWEALSDAYLYGLLHAEAVDPAEDLGRLERV; via the coding sequence ATGGCAGCGCAGCCCCGGCCCGTCCCGGCCGACTTCCACGTCTTCGACACGACCCTGCGCGACGGGTCGCAGCAGGAGGGGCTCAGCCTCTCCGTCGCCGACAAGCTGGCCATCACGGCCCTGCTGGACGAGCTCGGCGTCGGCTTCATCGAGGGCGGCTGGCCCGGCGCCAACCCGGGCGACACCGCCTACTTCGCGGCCATGGCCGACGGCGCCGTACGCCTCGAGAACTCCCAGCTCGTCTCCTTCGGCTTCACCCGACGCGTCGGCATGCGCGCCGCCGACGACCCGCTCACCGCCGCGCTGCGCGACTCGCGCGCCCCGGTCGCCTGCATCGTGGCCAAGAGCCACGACCGCCACGTCGAGCAGGCCCTGCGCACGACCCTCGACGAGAACCTCGCGATGATCGCCGACACCGTCTCCCACCTGCGGGCCGAGGGCCAGCGCGTCTTCGTCGACTGCGAGCACTTCTTCGACGGCTACCGCGAGAACCGGGCGTACGCGCACGAGGTCGTCCGCACCGCTGCAGAGGCCGGGGCCGAGGTCGTCGTGCTCTGCGACACCAACGGCGGGATGCTGCCGCCGTGGGTCGGCGAGATCGTCGCCGACACCGCCGGGCTCGGCGCGCGTCTCGGCATCCACGCCCACAACGACACCGGCTGCGCGGTGGCCAACACCCTCGCGGCCGTCGACGCCGGCGCGAGCCACGTGCAGGGGACGGTGAACGGCTACGGCGAGCGCACGGGGAACGCCGAGCTGATCTCGGTCGTCGCCAACCTCGAGCTCAAGTACGGCTGGCCGCTGCTGCCCCCGGGCTCGCTGCGGGAGGCGAGCCGCCTCGCCCACGCGATCGCCGAGGTCACCAACGTCCCGCCGAGCGCGCGCCAGCCCTACGTGGGGATGAGCTCGTTCGCCCACAAGGCCGGCCTGCACGCCAGCGCGATCAAGGTCGACCCGAACCTCTACCAGCACATCGACCCGGCCGTCGTGGGCAACGACATGCGCATGCTCGTCTCCGACATGGCCGGCCGGGCCAACATCCAGATGAAGGGCTCCGAGCTCGGCTTCGACCTCTCCGACCGCGACCTCGCGGCCCGCATCACCGACCGGGTCAAGGAGCGCGAGGCGGACGGCTACACCTACGAGGCCGCCGACGCGAGCTTCGAGCTGCTGCTGCGCCGCGAGCTCGACCAGCTGCCCGAGTTCTTCGCGGTGCACTCCTGGCGGATGTACACCCAGGGCCACCCGGGCGGCGAGGGCTTCCCCGGCGGCCGCGTCGGCGACGACAGCGACACCGAGTGCACGGTCAAGCTGACCGCCCGGGGCGTGACGCAGCGCGTCGTCGGCGAGGGCAACGGCCCGGTGAACGCGCTCGACCAGGCCCTGCAGAACGCGCTGCTGACGGCGTACCCGGTGGTCGCGGAGTTCGGGCTGACCGACTACCGCGTCCGCATCCTCGACCAGGGCCACGGCACCGACGCGACGGTCCGGGTGCTCATCCAGACCACCGACGGCCGCCGGCTGTGGACCACGGTCGGCGTGGGGCAGAACGTCATCGAGGCCTCGTGGGAGGCGCTGAGCGACGCCTACCTCTACGGCCTGCTTCACGCGGAGGCCGTGGACCCGGCCGAGGACCTCGGCCGGCTTGAGCGCGTCTGA
- a CDS encoding GNAT family N-acetyltransferase, with the protein MTEPSELWPPLGLTVRSGDLTLSAITDDDLPGLVDLVRSGIHAPDLMPFVHPWTRVAPEKVAQSFAAHHWSERAAFGPEHVSVDLAVRVDGELVGTQGFTGGSFAVTRTAETGSWLAQRHQGRGIGTRMRTAVCTLLLDHLGAAEVTSTAFTDNPRSLGVSRRVGYRQGDVVRTAREGRLALSQRLVLRPEDLVRGEPVEVSGAGPLRRFLGLEREDGTAV; encoded by the coding sequence GTGACCGAACCGTCCGAGCTCTGGCCCCCCCTCGGCCTCACCGTGCGCAGCGGTGACCTGACGCTGAGCGCGATCACCGACGACGACCTGCCCGGGCTCGTCGACCTGGTGCGCTCGGGGATCCACGCGCCGGACCTCATGCCGTTCGTCCACCCGTGGACCCGCGTCGCCCCCGAGAAGGTCGCCCAGAGCTTCGCGGCGCACCACTGGTCGGAGCGCGCCGCCTTCGGCCCGGAGCACGTCTCGGTCGACCTCGCGGTCCGCGTCGACGGTGAGCTCGTCGGCACCCAGGGCTTCACCGGCGGCTCGTTCGCGGTGACCCGCACCGCGGAGACCGGCTCCTGGCTGGCCCAGCGGCACCAGGGCCGCGGCATCGGCACGCGGATGCGGACCGCGGTGTGCACCCTGCTGCTCGACCACCTCGGAGCGGCCGAGGTCACCTCGACCGCCTTCACGGACAACCCGCGCTCGCTCGGCGTGAGCCGTCGGGTGGGCTACCGCCAGGGCGACGTGGTGCGGACGGCGCGCGAGGGGCGGCTCGCCCTCAGCCAGCGGCTCGTCCTGCGCCCCGAGGACCTCGTCCGCGGCGAGCCGGTCGAGGTGAGCGGCGCCGGGCCGCTGCGGCGCTTCCTCGGCCTGGAGCGCGAGGACGGTACGGCGGTCTAG
- a CDS encoding thymidine phosphorylase, producing the protein MAAFDVVDLIKTKRDGGTLSGEEIDWLIAAYTDGTVVEEQMSALAMAVLLRGLDRDELSRWTAAMIASGERLDFSGLSRPTADKHSTGGVGDKITLPLAPLVAACGVAVPQLSGRGLGHTGGTLDKLEAVPGWRAALSNEEMLAQLEDVGAVICAAGSGLAPADKKLYALRDVTGTVESIALIASSIMSKKIAEGTGSLVLDVKVGTGAFMKDEASARELAETMVALGTDASVRTVALLTAMEAPLGRSAGNAVEVAESVEVLQGGGPADVVELTLALAREMLAGAGRDDVDPADALADGRAYDAWKAMIRAQGGDPDAPLPRAEATQDVLAPASGILTRLDAMAVGVAAWRLGAGRARPGDAVQAAAGVTWHAGIGDEVREGEPLLTLHTDTPERFERALAALEGGFDIGNGSVDPGPLVIDRISA; encoded by the coding sequence GTGGCGGCCTTCGACGTGGTGGACCTGATCAAGACCAAGCGCGACGGCGGGACGCTGTCGGGCGAGGAGATCGACTGGCTGATCGCCGCCTACACCGACGGCACCGTCGTCGAGGAGCAGATGTCGGCGCTGGCCATGGCCGTGCTGCTGCGCGGGCTCGACCGCGACGAGCTGAGCCGCTGGACCGCGGCCATGATCGCCTCCGGCGAGCGCCTCGACTTCTCCGGGCTGTCGCGCCCCACCGCCGACAAGCACTCGACGGGGGGCGTCGGTGACAAGATCACCCTGCCGCTGGCGCCGCTCGTGGCCGCCTGCGGGGTCGCGGTCCCCCAGCTCTCCGGGCGCGGCCTCGGCCACACCGGCGGCACGCTCGACAAGCTCGAGGCGGTCCCGGGCTGGCGGGCGGCGCTGAGCAACGAGGAGATGCTCGCCCAGCTGGAGGACGTCGGTGCGGTGATCTGCGCCGCCGGCTCCGGGCTCGCCCCGGCCGACAAGAAGCTGTACGCCCTGCGCGACGTCACCGGCACGGTCGAGTCGATCGCGCTGATCGCCTCGTCGATCATGAGCAAGAAGATCGCCGAGGGCACCGGTTCGCTGGTGCTCGACGTCAAGGTCGGCACCGGCGCGTTCATGAAGGACGAGGCGTCGGCGCGCGAGCTGGCCGAGACCATGGTCGCGCTGGGCACCGACGCCAGTGTCCGCACGGTCGCCCTGCTGACCGCGATGGAGGCGCCGCTCGGACGCAGCGCCGGCAACGCGGTCGAGGTGGCCGAGTCGGTCGAGGTCCTGCAGGGCGGCGGCCCCGCCGACGTCGTCGAGCTCACCCTCGCGCTCGCCCGCGAGATGCTGGCCGGCGCCGGCCGCGACGACGTGGACCCGGCCGACGCGCTCGCCGACGGGCGCGCGTACGACGCGTGGAAGGCGATGATCCGCGCGCAGGGCGGCGACCCGGACGCTCCCCTGCCGAGGGCCGAGGCCACGCAGGACGTCCTCGCGCCCGCGAGCGGCATCCTGACCCGGCTCGACGCCATGGCCGTCGGCGTGGCCGCCTGGCGCCTCGGTGCCGGCCGCGCCCGCCCGGGCGACGCGGTGCAGGCCGCGGCGGGCGTCACCTGGCACGCCGGCATCGGCGACGAGGTCCGCGAGGGCGAGCCCCTGCTCACCCTCCACACCGACACCCCCGAGCGGTTCGAGCGGGCGCTGGCCGCGCTCGAGGGCGGCTTCGACATCGGGAACGGCTCGGTCGACCCGGGCCCGCTGGTCATCGACCGCATCAGCGCCTGA
- a CDS encoding fumarylacetoacetate hydrolase family protein produces the protein MRIARFAGDGDPQYGVVELAEDGGKHPGTIAVLTGDPIASPVGLTGERRELDAVRLLAPVIPRSKVVAIGKNYAAHAAEMGGEVPTTPLTFFKPNTSVIGPGEPIIYPSTTEHLSYEGELAVVIGRICREVPVERVKDVIFGYTVANDVTARDLQKSDGQWSRAKGYDTFCPLGPWITTHQSLEEVAGLRLTTTLDGRVVQDGSTADMVLGVAEVISFISSFTTLLPGDVVLTGTPEGVGPMLPGQEVTVTVEGIGSLTNVVASDRSTASDRSADRDAARSTSEEDA, from the coding sequence ATGCGCATCGCCCGTTTCGCCGGTGACGGCGACCCCCAGTACGGCGTGGTCGAGCTGGCGGAGGACGGCGGCAAGCACCCCGGCACCATCGCCGTGCTCACCGGTGACCCCATCGCCTCCCCGGTCGGCCTGACCGGCGAGCGTCGTGAGCTCGACGCCGTCCGCCTCCTCGCCCCGGTCATCCCCCGGAGCAAGGTCGTGGCCATCGGCAAGAACTACGCCGCCCACGCCGCCGAGATGGGCGGCGAGGTCCCCACGACGCCGCTGACCTTCTTCAAGCCGAACACCTCGGTCATCGGGCCGGGGGAGCCGATCATCTACCCGAGCACCACCGAGCACCTGTCGTACGAGGGCGAGCTCGCCGTCGTCATCGGCCGCATCTGCCGCGAGGTGCCCGTCGAGCGCGTCAAGGACGTGATCTTCGGCTACACGGTGGCCAACGACGTCACCGCGCGCGACCTGCAGAAGAGCGACGGGCAGTGGTCGCGGGCCAAGGGCTACGACACCTTCTGCCCGCTCGGGCCCTGGATCACCACGCACCAGAGCCTCGAGGAGGTCGCGGGCCTGCGCCTCACCACCACCCTCGACGGCCGGGTCGTGCAGGACGGCAGCACCGCCGACATGGTCCTCGGCGTCGCCGAGGTGATCTCGTTCATCTCCTCGTTCACGACCTTGCTGCCCGGCGACGTCGTCCTCACGGGCACCCCGGAGGGCGTCGGGCCGATGCTGCCCGGCCAGGAGGTGACCGTGACCGTCGAGGGGATCGGTTCGCTGACCAACGTCGTCGCGAGCGACCGCAGCACCGCCTCCGACCGCAGCGCCGACCGCGACGCAGCGCGCAGCACCAGCGAGGAGGACGCGTGA
- the gltX gene encoding glutamate--tRNA ligase, which translates to MSATSTTEETGPTQTGPSPDQPVHAPRDDARVLGDLAPEQVRVRFPPSPTGNLHVGNVRSALFNWVFARHYGGTFVLRVEDTDAGRNLAESYQVLYDSLTWLGLTWDEGPGVGGPYAPYVQSERGDVYRDVAARLLESGAAYRCYCTREEIEAREALLPKGAPSGYDGFCRDLPAERVEQLESVGAPSVVRMRVPDGDIVFDDLVRGEVRFAAEHVPDYVLVRANGEPLYTLVNPVDDALMEITHVLRGEDLLPSTPRQVVLYEALARIGVGPGRTPRFGHLPTVLGGGNRRLSKRDKGSGLAEYREQGYLPEGLLNYLALLGWSIAEDRDVFTLDEMVEAFDVLRVNANPARFDPRKCEAINASHIRLLDTTTLTEALVPFFVSADLVADPPTPEQHALLAAVAPLVQERIQTLSEAVGMVSFLFVDDAALQVEDGLLTAQSGPALTAARDALAGLETFDAASIEAALRAALVEGLGLKPRLAFGPVRAALTGRKISPPLFESIELLGRESTLARLDAVR; encoded by the coding sequence GTGAGCGCGACGAGCACGACCGAGGAGACCGGGCCCACGCAGACCGGGCCGAGCCCGGACCAGCCGGTCCACGCCCCGCGCGACGACGCCCGCGTCCTCGGCGACCTGGCGCCCGAGCAGGTCCGGGTCCGCTTCCCGCCGTCGCCGACGGGCAACCTGCACGTCGGCAACGTCCGCAGCGCGCTGTTCAACTGGGTCTTCGCCCGCCACTACGGCGGCACCTTCGTGCTGCGCGTCGAGGACACCGACGCCGGCCGCAACCTCGCGGAGTCCTACCAGGTCCTCTACGACTCGCTGACCTGGCTCGGCCTGACCTGGGACGAGGGCCCGGGCGTCGGCGGGCCGTACGCGCCGTACGTCCAGAGCGAGCGCGGTGACGTCTACCGCGACGTGGCCGCCCGGCTGCTCGAGAGCGGCGCGGCCTACCGCTGCTACTGCACGCGCGAGGAGATCGAGGCGCGCGAGGCGCTGCTGCCGAAGGGCGCTCCCTCGGGCTACGACGGCTTCTGCCGCGACCTGCCCGCCGAGCGCGTGGAGCAGCTGGAGTCCGTGGGTGCGCCCTCGGTCGTGCGGATGCGCGTCCCCGACGGCGACATCGTCTTCGACGACCTGGTCCGCGGCGAGGTGCGCTTCGCCGCCGAGCACGTGCCTGACTACGTCCTCGTGCGGGCCAACGGCGAGCCGCTCTACACGCTGGTCAACCCCGTCGACGACGCGCTGATGGAGATCACGCACGTGCTGCGCGGGGAGGACCTGCTGCCCTCCACACCGCGCCAGGTCGTGCTGTACGAGGCGCTCGCCCGCATCGGCGTCGGCCCGGGCCGCACCCCGCGGTTCGGTCACCTGCCGACGGTGCTCGGCGGGGGCAACCGGCGCCTGTCCAAGCGCGACAAGGGCTCGGGCCTCGCGGAGTACCGCGAGCAGGGCTACCTGCCCGAGGGCCTGCTGAACTACCTCGCGCTGCTCGGCTGGTCGATCGCCGAGGATCGCGACGTCTTCACCCTCGACGAGATGGTCGAGGCCTTCGACGTCCTGCGGGTCAACGCCAACCCGGCGCGCTTCGACCCGCGCAAGTGCGAGGCCATCAACGCCTCCCACATCCGCCTGCTCGACACCACGACCCTGACCGAGGCGCTGGTGCCGTTCTTCGTCTCCGCAGACCTGGTCGCCGACCCGCCGACGCCGGAGCAGCACGCGCTGCTCGCCGCCGTCGCGCCGCTGGTCCAGGAGCGGATCCAGACGCTGTCGGAGGCCGTCGGGATGGTGTCGTTCCTGTTCGTCGACGACGCGGCCCTGCAGGTCGAGGACGGGCTCCTGACCGCGCAGTCCGGACCGGCGCTGACCGCGGCCCGCGACGCCCTCGCCGGGCTCGAGACGTTCGACGCCGCGTCCATCGAGGCCGCGCTCCGGGCGGCCCTGGTCGAGGGGCTGGGCCTCAAGCCGCGGCTGGCCTTCGGGCCGGTGCGGGCCGCGCTCACGGGCCGCAAGATCTCGCCGCCGCTGTTCGAGTCGATCGAGCTGCTCGGTCGGGAGTCGACCCTCGCGCGACTCGACGCGGTCCGCTGA
- a CDS encoding CPBP family intramembrane glutamic endopeptidase, with protein sequence MAASGGAGDRPGKGRQRSGNPAVRGGVQPPRERTARPVAPLTKEYLPGQLPVDGAPYPLALRNPETVWWRSLLGALFGLSLYLLLVILVSTLVVRIGWIVTHPVDYNTYYAQALAYERPIGLLASNAGIAVLIPISLALVLVIHHARTHWLFSVQPGMRWRYLLVCLGVSAVVFVGIQAVMELASPAARIAPQADFGLFLAVVLISSPIQAAAEEIFFRGYLMQALGSAVAKPWFGVVASSLVFALMHGTQNLALFVNRLAFGLLAGLLVWLVGGLEAGIAAHVLNNIVAFGWAGLTTSIAGLRSVQALTWAQSGLQIAAFVLCAGLTLVVARLMRLRTRVDLSAPGVTSPA encoded by the coding sequence GTGGCGGCGAGCGGGGGAGCGGGGGACAGGCCGGGCAAGGGCCGGCAGCGGTCGGGCAACCCGGCCGTGCGGGGCGGCGTGCAGCCCCCGCGCGAGCGGACGGCGCGACCAGTCGCCCCGCTGACCAAGGAGTACCTGCCGGGGCAGCTGCCGGTGGACGGGGCGCCGTACCCGCTGGCCCTGCGCAACCCGGAGACGGTCTGGTGGCGCTCGCTGCTCGGCGCGCTGTTCGGGCTGTCGCTCTACCTGCTGCTGGTCATCCTGGTCAGCACGCTGGTCGTGCGGATCGGCTGGATCGTCACGCACCCGGTCGACTACAACACCTACTACGCGCAGGCGCTGGCGTACGAGCGCCCGATCGGGCTCCTCGCCTCGAACGCGGGCATCGCGGTCCTCATCCCGATCTCCCTGGCGCTCGTGCTGGTCATCCACCACGCGCGGACGCACTGGCTGTTCTCCGTGCAGCCGGGGATGCGTTGGCGCTACCTGCTGGTCTGCCTCGGGGTGTCGGCGGTGGTGTTCGTCGGCATCCAGGCGGTGATGGAGCTCGCGTCGCCCGCGGCACGCATCGCCCCGCAGGCCGACTTCGGGCTGTTCCTCGCGGTCGTGCTGATCAGCTCGCCGATCCAGGCGGCGGCCGAGGAGATCTTCTTCCGCGGCTACCTCATGCAGGCGCTCGGGAGCGCGGTGGCCAAGCCGTGGTTCGGCGTCGTCGCCTCCTCGCTCGTCTTCGCCCTGATGCACGGCACGCAGAACCTCGCGCTGTTCGTGAACCGCCTCGCCTTCGGGCTCCTCGCCGGGCTGCTGGTCTGGTTGGTCGGGGGGCTCGAGGCGGGCATCGCCGCGCACGTGCTCAACAACATCGTGGCCTTCGGCTGGGCCGGGCTCACGACGTCGATCGCCGGGCTGCGGTCGGTCCAGGCGCTGACCTGGGCGCAGTCCGGGCTGCAGATCGCCGCCTTCGTGCTGTGCGCCGGGCTGACGCTCGTCGTCGCCCGGCTCATGCGCCTGCGGACCCGCGTGGATCTCTCCGCACCGGGGGTGACCTCGCCGGCTTGA
- a CDS encoding S8 family serine peptidase: MDGRARMARWLAASLAAVAAGGLLAGPGLAPPPAQAAPVTTPAPTPTPDQTARPAGSPTGQAAVSTYVVEASSQKASRRAARAVERAGGTVTHRYTEVLDGFAAELTARQARDLDRVRGVRTVAKDREVVANPCLDCAPEALTRTYVANWGLLRLGSRTPVTLEPGRPDGPVYVADSDGEGVTAFVLDSGVDAVPELGRRLGAGRDFVSDRTGTTDTSDCTGHGTKVAEVVAGATTGVAAATRVVPLRVFGCDDRGSWSTVIAALDWAVAHRPQGPAVVNLSGSGRTFALGDRAVRATVRAGLPVVVSAGNDAGDACRRSPARVDQALTVASSTIEDRRAPTSNAGRCVDLFAAGEDVVTTSGAASGTSFAAAHVSGAVARYLENHRRATPAQVDRFLRQNATRGALSATKDAPNRLLYLPAPVAPGAPREVKASVDPTTTAVSVTWRPPARAGSAPVIAYQVCLLDVDVLTHTPGGQCIEVSASARRATLGTGSDAVVVERGSVYSVRVAAVSKAGSGLGYDQVQVPRALASKPGIGGLIDEEARGILLFVQPTEQAYDVGPVTGYRFTRSDADGSNPVSVTIDAVNTFYEFTDIERGRPYRFTAALVTAEGVGAESDPITITYPA; encoded by the coding sequence ATGGACGGACGCGCACGGATGGCTCGATGGCTGGCGGCCTCGCTGGCCGCGGTGGCGGCGGGAGGTCTGCTGGCCGGACCCGGGCTCGCGCCACCGCCCGCCCAGGCCGCGCCGGTGACGACGCCCGCGCCCACGCCCACGCCTGATCAGACGGCACGGCCGGCGGGCAGCCCGACCGGCCAGGCCGCCGTGTCGACCTACGTGGTCGAGGCGAGCAGCCAGAAGGCGTCGCGGCGCGCCGCTCGGGCCGTCGAGCGGGCCGGCGGGACCGTCACCCACCGCTACACGGAGGTCCTCGACGGCTTCGCCGCGGAGCTCACCGCACGGCAGGCGCGCGACCTCGACCGGGTCCGCGGTGTCCGCACCGTCGCGAAGGACCGGGAGGTCGTCGCCAACCCGTGCCTCGACTGCGCGCCGGAGGCGCTCACCCGCACCTACGTCGCCAACTGGGGCCTGCTGCGGCTCGGCAGCCGCACGCCGGTCACCCTCGAGCCCGGCCGGCCGGACGGCCCGGTCTACGTCGCCGACAGCGACGGCGAGGGAGTCACCGCCTTCGTCCTGGACTCCGGCGTGGACGCGGTGCCCGAGCTCGGTAGGCGCCTCGGAGCCGGGCGGGACTTCGTGTCCGACCGGACCGGGACGACCGACACGTCCGACTGCACCGGGCACGGCACCAAGGTCGCCGAGGTCGTGGCCGGCGCGACCACCGGCGTCGCCGCGGCGACGCGCGTGGTGCCGCTCCGCGTCTTCGGCTGCGACGACCGCGGGTCCTGGAGCACCGTGATCGCCGCGCTGGACTGGGCCGTCGCCCACCGCCCGCAGGGGCCCGCCGTGGTCAACCTCAGCGGTTCGGGCCGGACCTTCGCCCTGGGCGACCGCGCCGTCCGGGCCACCGTCCGCGCCGGTCTGCCCGTCGTGGTGTCCGCGGGGAACGACGCCGGCGACGCCTGCCGGCGCAGCCCGGCCCGGGTCGACCAGGCCCTCACCGTCGCCTCGAGCACCATCGAGGACCGCCGGGCACCGACCTCGAACGCCGGGCGCTGCGTCGACCTCTTCGCCGCAGGCGAGGACGTCGTCACCACCTCGGGCGCGGCGAGCGGCACGTCGTTCGCCGCCGCCCACGTCAGCGGTGCGGTCGCCCGCTACCTCGAGAACCACCGTCGCGCCACCCCCGCCCAGGTCGACCGCTTCCTGCGGCAGAACGCCACGCGGGGCGCGCTCAGCGCCACGAAGGATGCGCCGAACCGCCTTCTCTACCTGCCCGCTCCGGTCGCCCCCGGCGCTCCCCGGGAGGTGAAGGCCTCCGTCGACCCGACGACGACCGCGGTCAGCGTCACCTGGCGGCCGCCCGCACGTGCCGGCAGCGCGCCCGTCATCGCGTACCAGGTGTGCCTGCTCGACGTCGACGTGCTGACCCACACGCCCGGAGGCCAGTGCATCGAGGTCTCCGCCTCGGCGCGGAGGGCCACGCTCGGGACGGGTTCCGACGCGGTCGTCGTCGAGCGCGGCAGCGTCTACTCCGTCCGCGTGGCGGCGGTGAGCAAGGCCGGGAGCGGGCTCGGGTACGACCAGGTGCAGGTGCCCCGGGCGCTGGCCAGCAAGCCCGGCATCGGCGGCCTGATCGACGAGGAGGCCCGGGGCATCCTGCTCTTCGTGCAGCCCACCGAGCAGGCCTACGACGTCGGTCCGGTCACGGGGTACCGCTTCACCCGCAGCGACGCCGACGGGAGCAACCCGGTCTCGGTGACCATCGACGCGGTCAACACGTTCTACGAGTTCACCGACATCGAGCGCGGACGGCCCTACCGGTTCACCGCGGCGCTCGTGACGGCCGAGGGCGTCGGCGCCGAGAGCGACCCGATCACGATCACCTACCCGGCCTGA
- a CDS encoding TIGR03943 family putative permease subunit: MSDPGTGTRSDARLLWSGAALLTVLCVATLGLAATGRLTLYIHPRYVTLSVVTGVVGLLLATLGLVVVACERQDHEHGHDQHKHDQHEHDQHEHDDQAYASAATAARPAERLQSVGRAALVAVVAVVVLVVPPTTLSAALRSDRRLVTTGRALGDAPAEPLVGADTSSYTVRDWAALAQQGPDAVAGQPVSVVGYVLDRGEGDVFWVARLTVSCCAVDAQPVGVAVHRPGWRRELETDAWVSVRGTFVDAGDLPASAQHSVVVEPTEVTTVPEPKDPYVF; the protein is encoded by the coding sequence TTGTCTGACCCCGGCACCGGTACGCGCTCCGACGCGCGGCTGCTCTGGAGCGGGGCGGCCCTGCTCACGGTGCTCTGCGTCGCCACCCTCGGCCTGGCGGCCACCGGCCGCCTGACGCTCTACATCCACCCGCGCTACGTGACCCTCAGCGTCGTGACCGGGGTCGTCGGCCTCCTGCTCGCGACCCTGGGGCTCGTGGTCGTCGCCTGCGAGCGGCAGGACCACGAGCACGGGCACGACCAGCACAAGCACGACCAGCACGAGCACGACCAGCACGAGCACGACGACCAGGCGTACGCCTCGGCCGCGACGGCCGCCCGACCGGCCGAGCGGCTCCAGTCGGTCGGCCGTGCCGCGCTGGTCGCCGTCGTCGCCGTGGTAGTGCTGGTCGTCCCTCCCACCACGTTGAGCGCGGCCCTGCGCAGCGACCGGAGGCTCGTGACCACCGGCCGCGCGCTCGGCGACGCCCCGGCCGAGCCCCTCGTCGGCGCCGACACGTCCAGCTACACCGTGCGGGACTGGGCGGCCCTGGCCCAGCAGGGGCCCGACGCGGTCGCGGGACAGCCGGTCTCGGTCGTGGGCTACGTGCTGGACCGCGGCGAGGGCGACGTCTTCTGGGTGGCGCGCCTGACCGTCAGCTGCTGCGCCGTCGACGCCCAGCCGGTCGGTGTCGCCGTGCACCGGCCGGGGTGGCGCCGCGAGCTGGAGACCGACGCCTGGGTGAGCGTGAGGGGGACGTTCGTGGACGCGGGCGACCTGCCGGCCAGCGCGCAGCACTCCGTGGTCGTCGAGCCGACCGAGGTCACGACGGTGCCCGAGCCCAAGGACCCGTATGTCTTCTGA
- a CDS encoding permease translates to MTRPYALRPAWVLLPLAAVLLWVWAPPTPRLRDDVQDVVTLAVSVLVESLPFVVAGIVISVVVQLWVPAAALVRLLPRRAWARRAVLSLLGALFPVCECGNVPLARGLMARGLSVPESMTFLLAAPILNPITVVVTYQAFGFGDGILLARVLGAFVIANGVGALLARHPDPSRLMTSQFRQACDRHDHPHGPRVLAALPMVLREAGSLLPALLVGALVAGVIQVAVSRDLLLTLGQNPVWSVLALMALAFVIAICSTVDAFFVLGFGSTFTPGAVAAFLVMGAMVDVKMVALLRTTFTTATLAIVTGLVVLSTLVLGLGMNLV, encoded by the coding sequence GTGACGCGCCCGTACGCGCTGCGGCCGGCCTGGGTGCTCCTGCCCCTGGCCGCGGTCCTGCTGTGGGTCTGGGCGCCACCGACGCCCCGGCTGCGCGACGACGTCCAGGACGTCGTCACCCTCGCGGTCAGCGTGCTGGTGGAGTCCCTGCCCTTCGTCGTCGCGGGCATCGTCATCTCGGTGGTCGTGCAGCTCTGGGTGCCGGCCGCCGCGCTGGTCCGGCTGCTCCCGCGCCGGGCCTGGGCGCGACGGGCGGTGCTCTCGCTGCTCGGCGCGCTGTTCCCGGTGTGCGAGTGCGGCAACGTGCCGCTGGCGCGGGGGCTCATGGCGCGCGGGCTGAGCGTGCCGGAGTCGATGACCTTCCTGCTGGCCGCGCCGATCCTGAACCCGATCACCGTGGTCGTGACCTACCAGGCCTTCGGGTTCGGCGACGGGATCCTGCTCGCCCGGGTGCTCGGGGCCTTCGTCATCGCCAACGGGGTCGGCGCGCTGCTGGCGCGCCACCCCGACCCGTCGCGGCTGATGACGAGCCAGTTCCGCCAGGCGTGCGACCGGCACGACCATCCCCACGGTCCGCGGGTGCTGGCCGCGCTGCCGATGGTGCTGCGCGAGGCGGGTTCGCTGCTGCCGGCGCTGCTCGTCGGCGCCCTGGTCGCGGGCGTCATCCAGGTGGCGGTCTCGCGCGACCTGCTCCTCACCCTCGGGCAGAACCCCGTGTGGTCGGTGCTGGCGCTGATGGCCCTGGCCTTCGTCATCGCGATCTGCTCGACGGTCGACGCCTTCTTCGTGCTCGGCTTCGGCTCGACCTTCACCCCCGGCGCCGTCGCCGCCTTCCTCGTCATGGGCGCGATGGTCGACGTCAAGATGGTCGCCCTGCTGCGCACGACCTTCACGACGGCGACCCTGGCCATCGTGACCGGGCTGGTCGTGCTGTCCACGCTGGTGCTCGGGCTGGGGATGAACCTTGTCTGA